From the genome of Vicia villosa cultivar HV-30 ecotype Madison, WI linkage group LG2, Vvil1.0, whole genome shotgun sequence, one region includes:
- the LOC131652095 gene encoding uncharacterized protein LOC131652095: MDSMDFKLSELLKEVQVDYSPQFSKLVDDTVSSIKSSIDKIPENYKVNADLAPNFVRDIGADKVEFKFKKPSVFKLGGSYSIRSLARPELNVDLIIRLPKECFHEKDYLNYRYHAKRCLYLCLLKKYLEKSPSIGRVEWSTMQNEARKPLLIVYPAAKLVDVDGFSVRIIPSAMSIFSIPKLNMTRNNIHNSNNGSSVQATPKYNSSILEDVFIEDTELMNKLFLGWKELRAALILLKVWARQRSSIYAHDCLNGFLISIILAHLASREQIKNSMKVIEIIRITLNFLATSETWSRGVYFPKEGQGNITKEERMQLKGSFPIVICHPSGAFNLAFRMSRIGFTQLQDEAATTLKCMEKCRGGGFEEVFMTKIDYAVKYDYCMRINFKGNKELYASGICLDDECWRLYEEKIHAILAKGLGDRAKFIRVIWRNAECQWRVDDGLSILDKEPLFIGISVSNLEKAYRMVDIGPNAESKEEALAFRKFWGDKAELRRFKDSRIAESTVWECQKWERHLILKNIAEHVLSLHLSLPKDNIIVVVDQLDFSLAHGAADPISYSGSLLEAFDVLSKRLRLIENLPLKVSSVQPLDSAFRFTSVFPPEPHLLANEKIESFRLNKFVPSCIQPLEIMVQLEGSGNWPMDETAIEKIKSSFLIQIGESLQKKWGMTCTATQDDVDILMSGYAFRLKLLHERALSLLKEIGNDKKTRVHSADKTLLIRSQHASMINGLQSLYPIYGPVVRLAKRWAASHLFSACLVEEAIELLVAYLFLNPLPFEAPCSRITGFLRFLQLLSDYDWTFSPLVVDINNDLSQSDVKEINDNFLLQKKGQGENGQNVGPVMFLATVYDKASEAWTGLSPNALELKRLAAYARSSANLLRKLTFQEEIGPNRWECLLRTPLNNYDAIIILHKDKLAYPQRLLFSSEVGHGTQVAKGHASKFFQPFLLPRDLKGRPEELKKKLLVDFDPSRCFIKDLEKEFSSTFKLWHDSLGGDAIGLTWAKSCPSKKRKQDEVVKEGYDPRKVLKAVGEVGKGFVRSIYFIKPPRIAN, from the exons ATGGATTCAATGGATTTTAAGCTGAGTGAACTACTGAAAGAAGTTCAAGTAGATTACTCTCCCCAGTTCTCTAAACTCGTAGACGACACCGTCTCTTCCATCAAATCTTCCATCGACAAAATCCCTGAAAACTATAAG GTTAATGCTGATTTGGCACCGAATTTTGTTAGGGACATCGGTGCTGATAAGGTGGAGTTCAAATTTAAGAAGCCTTCGGTTTTTAAGCTTGGTGGTAGTTACTCCATACGAAGTCTCGCAAGGCCTGAATTAAATGTGGACCTTATTATAAGGTTACCGAAG GAGTGCTTCCATGAGAAGGATTATTTGAACTATAGATACCATGCCAAGAGGTGTCTTTATCTCTGCTTGCTGAAAAAGTATTTGGAGAAATCTCCATCTATTGGTAGGGTTGAATGGTCTACCATGCAGAACGAAGCTCGAAAGCCTTTACTGATTGTGTATCCGG CTGCAAAGCTTGTTGATGTTGATGGTTTTTCTGTGAGAATTATTCCATCGGCCATGTCTATCTTTAGCATACCGAAGTTAAACATGACACGTAATAACATTCATAATTCGAACAATG GGAGTTCTGTTCAAGCAACACCGAAGTATAATTCTAGTATCTTGGAAGACGTGTTTATAGAGGATACAGAATTAatgaacaaactttttcttggatGGAAGGAACTAAGAGCAGCTTTAATCCTACTGAAG GTATGGGCTCGACAGAGAAGTTCAATATATGCTCATGATTGCCTGAATGGATTTTTGATATCCATCATACTTGCACATCTTGCTTCTAGGGAACAAATTAAGAATTCAATGAAGGTCATTGAAATAATTCGCATTACTTTGAACTTCCTTG CCACTTCGGAGACTTGGAGCCGAGGTGTCTACTTTCCAAAGGAAGGCCAGGGAAATATTACTAAAGAG GAAAGAATGCAACTAAAAGGGTCATTTCCAATTGTGATATGTCATCCATCAGGGGCATTCAATTTGGCTTTTCGAATGTCTAGGATTGGTTTTACCCAG CTTCAAGACGAGGCTGCTACGACACTTAAATGCATGGAAAAGTGTAGAGGTGGTGGATTTGAGGAAGTTTTTATGACCAAGATTGACTATGCTGTTAAATATGATTATTGTATGAG AATAAACTTTAAAGGAAACAAAGAGCTATATGCGTCAGGAATTTGTTTGGATGATGAATGCTGGAGATTGTATGAGGAGAAAATACATGCTATATTAGCTAAAGGATTGGGTGATAGAGCAAAATTCATTCGAGTTATATGGAGAAATGCAGAATGTCAATGGCGCGTGGATGAT GGCTTGTCAATACTTGATAAAGAGCCCTTGTTCATAGGAATTTCAGTCAGTAATTTGGAGAAAGCATATAGGATGGTTGATATTGGTCCAAATGCTGAGAGTAAAGAAGAG GCTCTTGCGTTTCGAAAGTTTTGGGGAGATAAAGCAGAGCTTAGAAGATTTAAAGACAGTAGAATTGCAGAAAGCACAG TATGGGAATGTCAGAAATGGGAAAGGCATCTGATTTTGAAAAATATAGCTGAGCACGTCCTTAGTCTGCATCTATCTCTTCCCAAGGACAATATTATAGTAGTTGTGGATCAACTCGATTTTTCTTTGGCTCATGGTGCTGCAG ACCCTATATCATACTCTGGAAGTTTGCTCGAGGCATTTGATGTTCTATCAAAACGCTTGCGTCTTATTGAAAACCTCCCTTTGAAGGTGTCTAGTGTACAACCTTTAGACTCCG CATTCAGGTTTACATCAGTCTTCCCTCCCGAACCTCACCTACTAGCTaatgaaaagattgaatctttcaGACTGAATAAGTTTGTTCCATCATGCATTCAACCACTAGAAATAATGGTTCAG CTGGAAGGTTCTGGGAACTGGCCAATGGATGAAACtgcaattgaaaaaataaaatctaGTTTCCTTATTCAAATTGGAGAAAG TCTTCAAAAGAAGTGGGGGATGACATGCACTGCAACTCAGGATGATGTGGACATATTAATGTCAGGATATGCATTTCGTCTTAAACTTTTGCATGAAAGGGCCCTTAGTTTGCTCAAAGAAA TTGGGAATGATAAAAAAACACGGGTACATTCTGCAGACAAGACGCTTTTGATTCGTAGTCAACATGCTAGCATGATAAATGGACTACAAAGTCTTTACCCAATTTATGGACCAGTAGTTAG ACTAGCAAAACGTTGGGCTGCTTCACATCTATTTTCTGCTTGTTTGGTAGAGGAGGCCATTGAGCTATTGGTTGCATATCTCTTTCTCAATCCTTTGCCGTTTGAAGCTCCATGCTCACGGATCACTGGATTTTTAAG ATTCCTGCAGTTGCTCTCAGACTATGATTGGACTTTTTCTCCCTTGGTTGTTGACATAAATAATGACTTGAGCCAAAGTGATGTAAAAGAAATAAAT GATAACTTTTTGCTACAAAAAAAAGGCCAGGGAGAGAATGGGCAAAATGTAGGGCCGGTGATGTTCTTGGCAACAGTTTACGATAAAGCATCTGAGGCCTGGACTGGATTATCACCTAATGCACTG GAACTTAAAAGGTTAGCTGCATATGCCCGAAGCAGTGCAAATTTGCTAAGGAAACTCACATTTCAGGAGGAGATTGGTCCAAATAGATGGGAG TGCCTTTTACGGACTCCTTTAAACAATTACGATGCAATCATTATTCTCCACAAGGACAAACTTGCGTATCCTCAAAGGcttctcttctcatcagaagttggtCACG GAACCCAAGTTGCTAAAGGACATGCTAGCAAATTCTTCCAACCCTTTTTGTTGCCTAGAGATTTGAAGGGTAGGCCAGAGGAACTTAAAAAGAAGTTGCTGGTTGACTTCGATCCATCAAGGTGCTTTATCAAAGATTTAGAG AAAGAGTTTTCCTCCACATTCAAGTTATGGCATGATTCTCTAGGAGGTGATGCCATCGGTCTAACATGGGCGAAATCGTGTCCTTCCAAG aAGCGGAAACAAGATGAAGTGGTTAAGGAAGGATATGACCCTAGGAAGGTGCTAAAAGCTGTAGGTGAAGTTGGAAAAGGGTTTGTGAGGAGTATATACTTTATCAAGCCACCAAGGATTGCTAACTAA